gTCACACATAAAGGATGGTGGAGCGCATTTATAGGAGAACTTTGTCCCgaaaaaaaagcttcaaacaccgAAGTATTAAATATAATGTCCTCCCTCAATCTTCATTAATTTAAGCAATAAATGAGGATAAACTGGACAGTATTTTAGATGAATGATAAAAGGGTTTGTTCTAAAGTGTTAAGTGGTTTGAGATTGATGTGACTTTACACTTTTGCAAGGTTCACCTCTTCAGATTTCTGCACCTCCAAACACACATCTAAAAGCGGTTCTAGTTTGTGGAGGTTTCTCCAAACCCCAGAATGTACGCGTGCACCTTGAAGTGTGACGGTTGGATCTTGTGGGTGAACTGGTGAAAATCAAAGTGATCCAATGTGCTTAGTAAATCAGGTCCATCGAGCACAAAGCAGGACTGTACCATATTCATGATTTTAGGGTTCTGATAAATCCTTGCAAATGGATTTGCATAATCCTGAAGTGCGTTTCACTTGAAGCTAAATTAGATCAAAAATTATTAGCTTATGGAGttagtgaaaaacaagaaatACAGGATGAATAAATTACTGCTACCTACTGATGGGAGAGTGAGTTGGGCATATAATGGAGATTGCACACACATGCAGTTGGAAGTCTGATGTGGAAAGACGACAAGAACAGTGGTGCTTCCAAGTGGTTGCTTGTAGTAGGGTACAGTGACAGAATGTGTACTTGTGGTAGGGTACAGTGACAGAATGTGTACTTGTAGTAGGGTACAGTGACAGAATGTGTACTTGTGGTAGGGTACAGTGACAGAATGTGTACTTGTAGTAGGGTACAGTGACAGAATGTGTACTTGTGGTAGGGTACAGTGACAGAATGTGTACTTGTGGTAGGGTACAGTGACAGAATGTGTACTTGTGGTAGGGTACAGTGACAGAATGTGTACTTGTGGTAGGGTACAGTGACAGAATGTGTACTTGTGGTAGGGTACAGTGACAGAATGTGTACTTGTGGTAGGATACAGTATGATTAAAGAATGTTTAAAAAAGCCCTTGTTTCACATTTTTATAGAAAGGTATTCTTTCTATCTCCATTTGATAAATCATATCAGAAAATCTTATTTCTTATATTGTACAATAACCTTTACATGAAAATTTGGGGCATTAGGTCAGGCAAATGGCTTTAAAATGCAAGTTACAAGGGAGAAAATTGGGGGTATACTGAAGCAAGTTTACCGCCTGAAACCGAATGGGCAACGGCTGTAATTTCAGCTTTTCTAGGTACGTGTAtgctatttttaatgcatttaataaaCATCTTTTAATTCTATTTGTCTGGATTTTTTGCCTTGACTTACAAGAATACATTCAACATTGCAGTAACTGCAGAAAATCTTTTTTGCTgctgctgcaaaaaaaaagtgtttttttttctgtatattaatCAGCAATTGTTCAATTATATGCCAAATAATACTAACAATTCTTCTGATAGAAACCATCCAGTTACCTTATGTACTAAGTGCCGATAAACGCAATGCTTCTTACATATATTGCCAACTTAAGTTGTGTGCAAGCTTCTTGTCGGCCATCATGAACAACCATTAGGAAGTCTTACAAGCCCACTGCTTTCTTCTCCCTGCAGCAGTATCTCAGACGTCAAGCACTACAGGCTGCCCTCGGGAACCTCTAGTTGTATTGACAGTATGAGCTGCCCCCTATCCTTATGTCAGGGAATTCAAGCTGCCAGCATATAAAGATTCAAGCTGaaagtttgcattttttttggaCAATGTGTATAATGAAGAGGTGTACGTGTGTTTGTGATTGTCTGTCCATCGAGAATTTTAAATAATCTTACACTGTTACAAGTACAGATAACCTGAAATTAAATGAATTTGGTGGAAAAGCTGTTAGTTAAGTTATGGGgcatgttatataagaagttagtAAATAGCAAAGATTCACTAGGTAGCTTATCTTTTTAAATCCACATTTTAAGcatcatctccatttttttttagttaacagacatattatagataaataaatattaaacattctttaaaaaaatgttgcaagAGGCCACGGTGGGCCAAGACATTGAGTATTAGATCTTTATTGATCAATTAATTGTTTAGTGTATTCATATTCATGTTCTATTCTATTTGCAGATATTCGATGTTCTATGAGCTCAGGTAAATTTTAACCTCTTTACCATCATTAATACATATAAGGTAGTAGGAATAGTTAAAATACCCAGCTTTGTTCTTATTCATTTATGGAACAGGATTTTATAGacttcaaatgtaaaaaaaaataaatctttacatTTCTTTTATGTTAAAGTTAGGTAAGATTGATTTTTAGAGCCACTTTGAGATGCcataatttatgtttaaaaaaaacaaaaaaacgtaaTATCAATTAATTCAGCTCAGATAACTGCAATGTTCAATTAAGCTCAAAGCAACAACAGTAATAAGAAAAAGTTTGTAATTGAACCGCTTGCCTGATGTAAGGAAATTCAAGCTGCCAGCAATAAAGGTTCAGTTttcagacaatgggcctgatttagagttaggaccaaagcaaaaaaaaaaaaaggagcaaatgtgttcctggacaaaccatgctacaatgcaaggggtgtaaaatGCACAGAACATGGCATGGACAGAAcatggctgcttttgcatgtagcacataattactggacagctttatttttacactcaatTAGTTTGGCTAGCATATGGCCCCACCCAATTCTAAATCTGTCTGTATTTAAATTCCCACCTCCCCTGCAgtacaacattgttttgccaactctaaatgaggcccattgtgtATCAGGTGTCTAAGCTATTTTATTATTGATGGTTGTGATAAATGTGTAATGTAAAAGTTAGATTGTGGggaatattatcatcatcagcagcagctatttttatagcgccactaattccgcagctctgtgcagagaaatcacatcagtccctgccccattggagcttacagtctaaattccctaacatacacagacagagagagactaaggtcaatttgaaagcatccaattaacctagctgtatgtttttggcgtgtggaagAAAACTGGAGCCtctggagtaaacccacgcaaacacggggagaacatacacacagataaggccatggtcaggaatcaaactcatgaccccagtgctataataTTATACTAAACATTCGTAAATAATGCAAATTTTCTTTCAGTAAACATGGGCTCATATATCAATATTTTGGCGATTGCTCTATGGGGGTATGTAACTGACAGCGAGATATTTTTTCACgctgaatttaaaaaataaataaatcacccaCGGGTTTTTAACTGGTAtaccgaccgtttttagttaacatAGCGtgaaaactcatgcaattcaattgaaaaagaggaaacgctggccccgcgcgttaatcattgtgtttgcgagtttttatgGCAGTGAAGGgaagttttaacgcggtcatgtataacacaaaaaaaaggattggcatacattttcatacattctaTTGCATCacacaaccattctagttgataatatctacattacagtactttctttagcatatttttttatttaactatttttgactatagaatcatctataccatgtcaaaacacatttgtacaaacatatttgtaccaaaaacatacataaatatatttcattgtgatttttatttattttttacgttttttttatttcattattttttcacaagaaaatcaacttttacatgttaggcattagtggtAAACATAATTTATCCTTTTtctcatttttacatgatttcaaaaacagttttcagaggtttttttgtttttatcacaccccaaagaggtgcgagataaaacagcttattggcctgtttaacgcgcagcgttaaaaaacaattgaattgcttttaacgtggctgcctctcgcacaccctatactttcaatagaccttccactGGAGTGCAAGAGAACcatttgatgaaaaaaaatggagcgtgaaaaatggaattgaattgcgggtaaagttaacctgcacGAAAacgataaaaaacagcgttaaaaagACTTAACGCGgtctaaaaaaaatatcttgtggtcaattgaatacccccctatatgtgaGGTGTTAATGTATGTACATATCACATGCATTACCCATactaatatttgtaatatttttttaaacaattacctATTGCACCAATTATTGCAGTATTTGGTGTATCAATATTCATTTTCTATTGTATTTTCAGATCATGGACATTGTTCACTTGGACACAGTACCGAAAGCATaggtataatttattatttattattattattgtattatttttatgtcaAATAATATGCAGTAAGATTGATTCCCTATTATTGTACATTGAGAAGGGGGATTTCCTCTTTATACACAGATGACTTCCACAAAACAGCCACCACCTCTGATGCTATTTAAAGGATAAgtcattttttcaaataaaatatttatgtatcTAATAGACCAAGGGGGTCATAGAAGTAGATTATACCCTCTGCATGTTGCTTCCTTTATAACAGAGCTGACTAAGCACGTACACCAAGGGGTCTGCATAGAAATATTGGGGGCTAAGTACATAAAGAAAAACAAGTGATATAGAAGAGCCCACAAACGGTGGCTACATGTGGCCTGCGGGCCAGCAGCTGGACCGGTCTGGATTATTAGATACACTAGCTAAGGTGTATCTAATGTTATCTGCAATATAAACATTGTCACTCTTCAGAGAACATGGTCACTGCTCTGGATACATACTTACTGGCACCATTACATCGTCTATCCTATGTCAGTAGGTTTGAAATCCACAGTATTaatagggagagggagaggagggagatatGTATACATGCAGAGCACAAACAAGTTCACTCTTTGacaattaaatgtattaatataaaaagGGCTGGAAAAGCACTTATGCTTTAATGATGTTCTATTTGTAAGACAAAGAAGGTTACTCTGTTAGAAGTGAACAGGAGAATAGATATAACAGCACTCCCACTTTACCCTGTACAGTTTTTACAAAGACAGAACTAATGTTGCCTTATGGTGTGCAACCTTGATTATTCCTGCACAGgtcagccacacacacacatacacttaacTTTATTACAGTATATTTTAAGCAATATAGGGcagttttctgtttgtttgtttgttattcctttaaaagaaaaatctatATCTAACTATTTTAAATTCCTAAGTATTACAGTTTGTGGATTATAGTCAGTCTTAGTCCTCATACACATGTTAACATAAAGCTCAAAATAGCCAATTTCTTTTAATGTGTAGATGACAGCTTGTAGAAATGCTTCTTGTTTCACTTAATGCATTTTGTGCAAGTTAAATACATTATGCTTAATGATTTGACATCTAATTACCTCTAAAAACCCTAAATACCAACTGCATGTCAAGAGTTTTTCACATGCAGTTTTGCTAATGTTTGcattaatggaaaaaataaaaattcccctcccacacaaatattttatatcttGTAGGTAATGGTGAACTCTATTATTTAACTTTAATTCAATGTGAGATCAAATATGTCAACTCAGAAACTGATACAGAAGTGCCTCACTGGACACTGTCACCCTGCATTATGTACTATCCTCACTCCTGGGTGCTGCTAACCTGCCTCACAAATGCTCCCTAGGCTGGGAAGAATGAGTGAGATGCATAATATGGGGCGGTCCCTCAGACAGTCCCCATATCCTTGGTGTGCTTTTCACATTGCTCTTCCGCAGATAATTTTTCCCTACACTTACATAATGCACTAGGTACTATGTAAAACAAACGTGACAGTCtgtctttaaattaaaaaatgtatgtgcATGATTTAAACAACCTGCATATGTTCTATATCCTGCAGAGACTAGCCAAACTATATATACTTATCAAGAATATTATTACATTACAGTTATTGCTTtggttttctcttttcttttgatACCTTTTGGAAAAATAAGTTTTATTTCTACTTGCTGGAGGGACAAGGCTGGACAGTCAGCAATAAGAATTAGTTTAGATTATTATACCTCAGCAACATTGTGATAAAACATTTGACAAAACATGGCTGTCTAGTGATTTCACATTCTGTTTGTAGATACAGTGCTACAGGACCCTCGCTTTATTGCGGTGAGAAAAGGCTGGAATATCCGTATAGAATGCAGATACAAGAGTGCACTCAAGAACAGCAATATCTCCTGGTTTTACAGAAATACAAATTTGTCAGTCACGAATTCCTTACCAGATCCTTATATGACAGTACAGGAAAACAATCTGGTAATTACTAAGATCCAGAGACAACACAGTGGGATCTACTTCTGTAAGTTTAATACAAGTGAAGGAGAGAAGACATCACCCTGTGAAACTGAGCTGATGGTGGTGGGTAAGTATTTTGGAAATATGAGCACATGCTATGAGTGAGATCTTGGTGACCATTAAAATTATATATGGGGACAAATGTAGGCTGTTCATATAGGCATCACTAATGATTGTTATATGTAGCATACATACTGTACAAATAAcatgccaaacacacacagcagttatACTGTTTATATAAACCTGCCCAAGCCACAATCTCCAACACATAGATGATGGACATACTTTACCATCTTACCACCAGCCAGTGGGAGTGAATATGCCCTGAATTAATAACTCTGCATCCACATACTCATTCCACTTCTATTTATTGGGAAAATAAGTGGGTGTTAAAGAGGATGTtcagagaaaagaaaaagtagTAATGATTTCTATGCTGCTCCATGAACAGTATCGGCACATAGATGAACTAAAGCCCCTGTCTGAAGCAGCCATGGTCTCTCTGTCCCTTCACCTCTAGTAAAATATTGAATTTTTAAGAGGTTGTAATAGGATACTATGTGTTccaccataataatgatacaatgcatttgatcttattaataactaatctcattaatttttGAGTTATAATGCAATCTCAGATGAACGTAAGAGGCATCATTTTACCCAACCTTTTTAAACATTCGCTTTGTACCATGTCAACCCTAAACAGGGAATCCCAGCTATGACACTGATGCATccaactagaaatccgtaagagTGACTCATGCGATTCCTTTGTATATACCGCCCAcgtattacacatctattgacctccattCACCAACCATTAAATGTTAATTGTCAATTAAATACCAATCAATCATGCACTTCACTGTGCTGCATTATCAATATAAACAAACTATTCATTCATCCTTTCAgtcagttatctaaacatacaaatggaaggtacaaaaatgtttactttacAAGTATAACTTTGAGATCATATAcacagtacataaaatgcttaTATACAGTACAGATAATACATCATCCTTTAACCTACATGATGttataatgtatattactaagcCACTTCAGAAGTGAATTTCCAGCTCAAATCAAATAATGTATTACCCTTTTCTGTCACTAATTTAAGTTTGTGTTTGATGAAAGATAGAAATAATGTATATGAGTGTATTATCAGTCCTTCCTCTTtgtgtaaatgtatatgtattgagagagagagagagagaacgtgAATGAAGAAAAATGGCGCAAAGGTTACAAACAGAAAAAGAGCGAGAAAGtattagagagagagagtatgTGCGGGGGTGAATTAGAGAaatagataggaggtagagagagagagagagagagagagagagagagagagaaatagagagaaaaCGACTGCAAATTTGCAgtataaggataatgataaggtATCCATTTTAGGGATTTTCAGTGATATTGTAGGACTAGAAGTAGATTGCAGAATTATTGCATATAGAGTATAgaaaaacagtatatatatataaaatgcaggcAGAGAATATTATATTGCAGGGTAGCtaaaactatattatatatatatatatatattataatataatgcagaGTAAATTACGGTATATCGCAGGGTAGATAAAATGCAGTATAGCAAATAAAGGCAAATTATATAAAATGCAGGCAGAATATACAAAATGCAGGTAGAGTATAGATAAGTTAGAGATTACATTGTAGGATAGTAGGCAAaactatatagatataaatgcagagttaGCGCATGGAAAAATGAAGGTGAGAGATTAGGAGAGCGAATAAGAGTTTTGATAGCTTCCACTGTGAAAAAGGGCTAGattttggatatattccagaggtggaaGCGGCAGGAATTGGAGAAGGACTGAATGTGTGATTTGAAGGAGAGGAAGGAATCAGGGATGATCCCCTAGGCagcagacttgagggacagagaagagggtAGTGTTCTCAGGATATAAAAAGACAAGGACGGAGGTGAGGGAGCCCTGAAGGTGGGAAGACAATGATTTCAGTCTTTCCAACATTAAGTTTGTGAAAACGCTGGGACATTGAAGATGGGGCGGCTgggagacagcaggagacacaaggTAAGAGGAGAGCATACAGgtggaggtgtagagggagaagagcagagggccaagaaagGATAACTTGGGTAACTCCGACAGgcaagggaagaggggggagatggAGTCTTGTGTGGAGACTGAAAAGGAGTGGTTGGAGAGGTAAGCAGAAAACCAGGAGATGACAGTGTTACgggaggcctatagatttgagagtttgcaaaagtagTGGATGGTCAATGGatttgaatgcagcagagaggtcaagacaGAGGAGAAGTGTGAAGTGCGCTTTATATTTAGTGGAGAGGTCGGTTTTGATAGAGTGGAGGGAGTAAAATCCAGATTGCTGTGGGTCAAGGAGGgactgagaggagagaaaggaaggGAGATGGTTGCAAACAACCAggttgagaagtttggaggcaaatggaaagagggagagagccgtAATTAGAGAGGGTCAGGGGAGGATTTTTTGAGTATTATCAacattaacatgtatttatatagtgccagaaaactcccatagtgctttacatttgggaacaaatacagtaataaaacaatattgggtaatagagacagagaggtaagaaggccctgctcggaagcttacaatcaatgggatgagatagatacatagataaagAACACTAAAAGGTTTGGGCTTCCAAGTGTTAAATAGTCTATTTTCTAGATAAGCAGAGAGAGACATCATACCAGGGTGACATCATAGCTATTTCCTGTTTTTCATTGCAGTTATATCtaatcaaaaatattattttgcaataGTCTGTGGTGACACTGTAAAAAAGGAAGTAACAAATAAGTGAAAACATTTGGTGGAACTTTAACAAATGTATATGTTTGGTTGCAAACTAAAGAGTATACAGAACACATTCTAGTTAAAATGGTAGAAAAAGCCAATTTAAAATCTTATCCAACTGTGTGTTTCTTTTCTTCTATATTTTCAGTTTACATTTGTAATctgtgcaaaataaattattatttatagtgCAGTATGTATAGCCACTTGACTGGTTATTGTTTTAAGTAAAGATTTACCTTCACATTGCTGTATAATATGTTTTTGCAGCCTAAGGAAAACAATGTTTAGAAGACGTAACTTCAGCCTACTCACAGCAGTTGCAGATTGATATAATGTTTTGTCTTATGAACATTGTTTGCCTCTACTTACTGTATATAGGCTACAGGTGTAAATACccaattcatactgcaccaaaatcctgggtttttgccagggcgagctcaaacgacccgggtcttggtgcagtatgactggtacaagtcaaaaatcccgggtctaaaaacccgggtcttcaacacgggatttatcgaggggtaattcccggttCGGATccaggttgcctgcactatgaatggggcaacccgggttgcacagaaaacaagctgattggacaatgtttacaaatgttgagaaaagaggatttttagcAGTGTACTTTATGCTTGCTGTGACAATGCTTGCTGCCTAGTAACTACACATGATGACAGCTACAAATCCATTACTAATTAATAGTGTGAGAGGCTGGATATTATTACAAATGGAAAATGGTAAAATAATAGGATTCTGTTCTGTCAGAGAATGGAAATGGGTTACAAACTGTTATTAACACCTTCAGGAGTAATAAAATAGGCAGTAaaggacaataaaaaaaacatgttgaaatAGGATTAGCCAAGTCATTGTCataaataacacaaaataattttatcattttgtaaaatacattgtttattcCATACTCCTATAAAGTATATGCTTAAACATCCTCTAATGAGCATTTGATTTTGTGCAATGTCATTCAAACACAATTTAGTAGTTGCTATGGAATTGTATAGGTAAGCTAGACAACtgtcaatgacatcaccatttttcagccaatgaaaactgctctggtgatgactcccacaaattgccagggcacagacttgtgcagtatgaatggggtcaacccgggaaattcccgggtccgaggtgcagtataaatggtgtttctgagctgggatgctccgagcccctgcaaaaacccggcttgaaaaacccgggatattgccggggcggcagtatgaaagcggtataagtgcTTGCAACGTTTATATGAACCAGATATCTGTATTTCTTAAAGTGAGCTAGGGCAGCAGCTGCTGGTGGGGATGGAAATGTGAATGTGTTGCACTTGAACTGTATATGAAAATTAAGTGCAAAGTACAATAACAacattatctttttctttttgctaTAGGCATTAATTGTGCATATGATCTATGCACAGTGGGTGAGATAAGTAGTTACAAAGTAACAATTACTAGTATATATAATTACAATAGTCACCAAGTCTGTTTTGAAGTACCATATACAGAGTTCTCTGCAACAATACCTGAATGGGTGCTGGCAACTATTTATATAATGCAAAACTAAACAGAATATAATTAAGTGCCTTCAAAATAATTGTACTCAATACAAAGGATAAATGTGGCCTGCTTGGAataacatatatacaaatatcagAGAACCAATACTATGTTTTTACATTTACAGATTGTTGGAATACAGTTACTGCAAAATCAAGAAACACAATGAAAGATGCAATCATTATGATCCAGACATTCCTTATTCTGCTCTTTATACTCGTGCCAGTAGTAATGCTAATGGAGATGGTAAGTCTGTGCACCAAAGGTGAGCAGCAAGCGTGTGCTCCACATTTAGGTAGCTAGGTAGAATAAGAGCTATGCCATACTGGCTCCCCCATCTATCAGGAGGAAATTCATGGTACATACAAGTCACTATGggaagaattttaaaaaaaatgtcatttttcttATGCCCATAAAATGAAAAGTAATGTTTTCCCATATGCTACTAAAATGATATATCCATGTGCTTGAAAAAAAAGAACAGTATTAAATTAACTTTGAATAACTTTTTAGTATAGTAGCTTAACCTATCATACATAAGTTTTTCCCATTGGATTTACAATGTTGCTGAAAGTAGAGGCTATTCCAATTATTCTGAGACATTTATTCCCAGTCTTTCTGGGTTGAATGTTTTCCCTATAAAGTAAAAAAGTAATTGGTTTCCAAGTGCCCCTGCATTTCTTACCCTTTATATTATCATCTTCCATTTAGACAAATTCAAAAGACCCCTTTAATCCATCTAAATAATGCTGCGATCTGATTAACTAGAAACAAAACACGTTCCATCCCAGAGTACTGAGCGTTCTGGCAGTTCTTCCAAATAACACACGCATGTTCAATCAGCACC
The nucleotide sequence above comes from Mixophyes fleayi isolate aMixFle1 chromosome 6, aMixFle1.hap1, whole genome shotgun sequence. Encoded proteins:
- the CD79B gene encoding B-cell antigen receptor complex-associated protein beta chain, whose translation is MAITEPVLCTLYISILLIEHACGVEHKFEIAVADHGRCENADIRCSMSSDHGHCSLGHSTESIDTVLQDPRFIAVRKGWNIRIECRYKSALKNSNISWFYRNTNLSVTNSLPDPYMTVQENNLVITKIQRQHSGIYFCKFNTSEGEKTSPCETELMVVDCWNTVTAKSRNTMKDAIIMIQTFLILLFILVPVVMLMEMNKKRSLKIEDHTYEGLEAYQTATYEDIQNVRVLSAKSMEAEHPCVQ